In one window of Porites lutea chromosome 8, jaPorLute2.1, whole genome shotgun sequence DNA:
- the LOC140947130 gene encoding uncharacterized protein, whose translation MDEIFPNGFYSEALFNEEFVEESFRLENGSCLGSLAELPLNSLVKFKDNNFPASTDPVQYHQMTTYSSCTSSTESRPLTGFLQSGKTEGSLNGVSDICLAGNTANGTWNANVTHTEGRPGHARGQPLKKIRRLRANDRERRRMRSLNRALESLKKCLPVPQSKRRVTKLEILRIACNYIRSLSDTLSEDSQSSEGQSRGKKSRSRGIVCDPVVNGFSVAQRLEILSGSNSNRI comes from the coding sequence ATGGATGAAATTTTTCCTAACGGTTTTTACAGCGAAGCCCTTTTTAATGAAGAATTTGTCGAAGAGAGCTTTCGTCTTGAAAATGGCTCCTGTTTAGGCTCCCTTGCAGAGCTTCCATTAAACTCACTTGTTAAATTCAAAGATAACAATTTTCCTGCTTCCACTGACCCAGTACAATATCATCAAATGACCACTTACTCGTCTTGCACGAGTTCAACCGAAAGTCGCCCATTAACTGGTTTTCTTCAAAGTGGCAAAACAGAAGGGTCTTTGAACGGAGTAAGTGATATTTGTTTGGCGGGAAACACCGCTAACGGCACGTGGAACGCAAACGTCACGCACACGGAAGGACGACCGGGACACGCTCGCGGACAACCTCTGAAAAAGATACGGCGTCTCCGCGCCAACGACCGCGAACGACGTAGAATGCGTTCCTTAAACCGAGCCCTAGAAAGCCTCAAGAAATGTTTGCCTGTACCACAGAGTAAAAGGAGAGTGACAAAGCTTGAGATTCTCCGAATTGCTTGTAACTATATACGATCCCTTTCTGACACTCTTAGCGAAGACAGTCAAAGCAGCGAGGGCCAATCCCGAGGGAAAAAGTCGCGATCCCGAGGGATTGTTTGTGATCCCGTTGTGAACGGTTTCTCTGTCGCCCAGCGATTAGAGATTTTGTCTGGAAGTAACTCAAACCGTATTTAA